The Carassius gibelio isolate Cgi1373 ecotype wild population from Czech Republic chromosome B19, carGib1.2-hapl.c, whole genome shotgun sequence genomic interval TAGTGTCCTCTATAGCATGCAGCGTGAGTTGCCTAGAAGGGGAACGTCTTGGGTTACACATGCAATCATGTTTCTCTGAAAGGGGAATGAAACTGTGCATCCTCATATTGTCCACTAGAGGACACAGCGTGAGTTCCTTAGAACGGGAACATCTTGGGTTACACATGTAATCATGTTTCTCTGAAAGGGGAAAGAAAGTGTGCATCCTCATATTGTCCACTAGAGGACACAGCGTGAGTTCCCTAGAAGGGGAACATCTTcggttatgcatgtaaccatggtccCTGAGATTTAAAGAGACCATCAATCCTCATAGTGTCTGCTAGAGGACGCAGAGTGAGTTCCCTAGAAGGGGAATGTCTTGGGTTATGCATATAACCATGTTTCCCTGAGAGTGAAAGAGACCATGCATCCTCATAGTGTCCGCTAGAGGATGCAGCATGAGTTCCCTAGAAGGGGAACGTCTTGGGTTATGAATATAACCATGTTTCCCTGAGAGTGAAAGAGACCATGCATCCTCATAGTGTCTGCTAGAGCATGCAGCGTGAGTTCCCTAGAAGAGGAATGTCTTGGGTTACACATGTAATCATATTTCCCTGAGAGGGAAAGAAACCGTGTATCCTCATATTGTCCACTGACAGTATTCACAGTAGTTCATAATTCAGTCGGTGAATGTGCACACTCAACAAAACTCATTTTAAGCACTTAATCTAAGTGGTTTTGATTGGGCATTCTTGCACTAGTAAACATCTGTGACTGGCAATAATACTGCAGAAAAACAACAcgtaaaacaaaatatttgatgCAGCACAAGTAGAGCTAAATGTAATGCCGAAATCAACACTTTCCATGTAATTTGCATTTCACTTTAATCACAGCCATCATAAGATTTAGTGTAATTCTGCAGAAATGTTTTTTGCCACATTTGTTAAATCTGAGgggtgtttttgttcattttggtgCCATTTTTGCCCCCATTAGATTCCAACCCTGTATTGTATTTATTACATGATAATAAGTGGAATAAATCTGATAAACTTCTAGTATAAATCTGTATAAATCTagtataaataattgttttaaataaaaagtgttcctgtagttcaatcggtagagcattgccttataaagcgcaatgttgggggttcgattccccgggaacacatgataggtgaaaattgatagcctgaatgcactgtaagtcgctttggataaaaaataaataatttaaaatgactagAGTGGTGttcagaaatatttttgtttgtattttgtgaTCTCCTCTTCACAATCTTCACGATGAACTATTATAATACAGTGATCCCTATGTTTTTCCACAGCTTCCTAGCTTTAGACAGCGTGCTGCCCCATCTGAGCCCGAGGCCGTCACCCCTAGCCAACCTCAGGTACACCAGGAACACTTTTAGATTTCAGTTGCCATTCAACCTTGCTTGGTTTTGGATAACATGTAACGTGAAGTTAGAGCTAGTCAATCCATTGCTTTCTCATATATAACTCTCTGCTAGTTCTTCCAATAAAACATCAATTTTTTCCTTCTCATTCAAACTGTACAGGTGGAAGTGATGGTGTCAGAGGTGGAGCCAATGCCTAAGCTTGAACCTGAACCCAAATCTGAACCGATAGAAGAAATCCCCAGCCCTCCCACTGAGCCTCAAGTGGCACCCATTGACTCTTTAACAGACGTTTGATGCTTTCTGCTCATGTAATCTGTATGTATATTGTAGAGATGAGTGAGATTTAAGCAGCAAGGGTTTTTTAATTATAGTGATGTATGAAATCAACATGATAGGGTTTTGTAAAATAGGCCATTATCATCATACTTAAAAAAGAaggttcatccaaaaatagaaatgcattttgctccctcatgttgttccaaacccatgactTTCGattacacattatttttaagTGTCTTTGAATGTAACCTGACTTTCTTTGATACAATGAAAATGAATAGGGACCAGGACAAAAAATCTCCATAAAAGCGAAAAACGACAGTGGTTCCTATATCTTGTGGTCTATTTCAAGTCTTTTGAAGTCATACATTTATGTCATGCATTACAAATATTGCTTGACTTCTGTGATCACCTGTTCATGTtataaaaaagatacatttaGACATTATGTAAGCATATTATGTAAGCATTTTGTATTCCACacctttaaagaaacatttttaaaagctgTAGGTTTCAAAAGACATCAGagtgatttttcatttttaacattgtATTACCTGCAGAGTTTCTTCTTGTCTGACAGCTGAAGACTCACAGTGTTTGCAAAGAAGCACACTGATCGTCTTCAAATATTCAGGGTCAAAACTTAACCCTAAATttgaaacaaaattaatttaacccGAACCACTAATTTCACCTTGCTTGTTTTATCTGTTATTGtcaactttaactttaactttctTGCATCTGTTTGAATAATGAATTGTGATTGGTGCATGCTTGCATTCTTCCTTGCACTTAGTCATTCACGCTGTGTATGTATTAATCAATTACACTGTGCAGTGTATATTATAGTGTACATTTTATTTGCACTGAATCAAACCGATGTTTAGATTTTAGGCTTTGGTTCTGTGTGAATGAAATTTTGCACaggccataaaaaaaaaagagttgaatTTGAACATTGTGATTTCCAGGCCTGGAAAggtcatagattttttttttttcataataatgcaCAAATCTAGAAATATTCAAGGTGCAGTCTCTATAAAATGTCTCTTTTATgtagtaacaataaaaaaaaatcatttaaatgaatTGATCAAAGTGCATGGGATGCTTGACAATTAATTTGCTGCCTTGCAAACTCTGCTGTTTTTGCAGGGTCTATCAGAATAAAgtacatggtaaaaaaaaaaattacattaacgAATGCAGAAAGATCATAGCATGTTTGGTGTAAATGCTGCATGTCTTGCAGggagaaaaaaatgtgtgtgaacAATGCAAGCATGCATAGTTGGATCCATTTAATgcaaaaaagcttaaaatgatTGTCAGCTGTCATCTACAACCAACAAACTATAGTGCGGGTAATATCATGTTAACTCAATCTGCAATAGTAAATACTTCCACTGAGATAACTTACTAACAAACAAAATTCTCTTTATGTTAACATACGttacataatgtaaaatattCCCACAGTTCGTTTGGCCTCTTGAGTGTTAGTAATGTGTGTAATCTGATAACACAATATCTATATATCTCCATGCTCACAAGAGAATGAATAAATAGTACCAGTATCTTAGAGTAATATGCATAAAAGTTGGGCTTGATCTCTTACATCCCATTAGAGAGAAAACGTTGTGTTCACTGTTAATATCAAACAGTGGCATGAATTAGCTCCCTGTAGATATGATGTATATTCCTGATTAATGTCATTGGTGCTAGTACACTAGttcatctaaataaataaatacatttcagtgcAGGATGAGGTTTTGTGTGTGAGAAACCATGCTTTCAATTATCAATAGATGAGTGAGAGAGATAGGATAACCAGGTTTAATTGGAGAGAGTTCGAAAAGCGCTTTTATGTGTCATCTTTAACCCTTTGGTTGCTTGTCATTGTTGTTTCACAAAGCTTACTGTAATAGTTCAGCTAAGAGTTATTATTGTTGTGTGTTACTCACTCACCAGACTCACAGATTGTATTGTTTAGCATCTCTCAATGATCTGAATTTGGTACAATACAGTCCTAATCCAAGGAACATTTTATTAGAGATCTGAAAACCAAAGTATTTTGTTTCTCTTATACTGTTTATTTACTCTTGTACCTCTTTTACACAACATCTGTGTATTTCCTGCCCTGTGCACACGTCACTTCTTGTTTAATTGTGATTTTGAGCATGCTGCTGTGAGTTTCCACTATTCACATTGTAGCACATTCTCATAGTGTTTGGAGTGCAGTGTATTTTAGGTGCTGAATGGACTTATTAAACCACTTTTATGCACCAATGTGAGTTGTAATTATTtcttatttcacattttcaacttTTTAGTGTATAAAAAGAATCTTATAGCAGTAAATTGGTGTTTTTCATGCTGCTGTCATGCAaattttctattatattctattgtTAATTTTACACTTTTGTCTTACAGGATAATTTTAGCAAGTTAATattgtttgtttaaattattgagatgtttttttttttttaatcagcgttTTGGATTCTtattctgacggtacccattcactgctgaggatccattggagagcaagtgatgtaatgctgcatttatcaaaatctgttcagatgaagaaacaaattcaaaaaTTTTTAGGggatgaactattgctttaaaatgtGAATGTTGTAATAGAATCTCAGTTTTTAATACTATTATTCACTCTCTTCTTATGATTGTGTAGGGTTGTGTTAATAGTTGCCAGGATTTATCTTACTCAAATTATctggtcatgaaaaaaaaaaaaaaacactcatgcaGAAAATATTGATGTGGAGTTATGatgaactaaaatatacttaaatgtcattccttctgaaatgtatgtaatgtatttaaaatattagcaATTACACATTTGCAATGAAGTACCTttaaaatatgtgtatatatatatatatatatatatatatatatatttttttttttttttttttttttttgcataaaataatactttcaaccatgataaaaaaaaagaaaaaaaaacatgaggaaTTAAAACATCCTGTAAAGCAAAACTTTTAATTTgccattattacaaagtgcactttttaaaagtctgTTATCAGACATAAAAATAAGCTTTATTTATGTGCACTTTAGTAGCCCCTCATTTTATTATATCAAATACAtgaacagtatatatacagtatatacagtatatatatatatatatatatatatatatatatatatatatatatatatatatatatatatatatatatatatatatatatattgtgcttataaaaattgaaatgtatatttattaaaattaaggacacttctttttcacaagtgtGTGAATCGGAAATGAACAACTCCCTGAtccaataaatgttttattaatagacTGTATAAACATCTCTGtttaataatccacaaataatgaCTTTACTTTCTCTGATCACCTTGTGACGCAAAACTGTTACTAAAGATAGAAAAGGCGCCGCACCTCTGACTTTCAGCCAGGaaatcacacaaacaatatttgaCTGGTTATAAAATACACTGTATATGAAACAACTGCTGAAAGCAGTGTATCCAGGTTTTTTCTCAGAGATTACAGTTGATTTCTTTCTGCTTTCTAtcactatattttatatttcctaTAATTTTTCTTGCTTATGCATTTCCATTGTTGTTCAGTCTCATGCTTGTGGGGTTTCATGAACTGTTTTGTCTGTATGAAGAAGAGATAGATAAGAGGGAATATTAATGGAAACCCAAGGTTTATGGGATGTGttgtgattcagtttgatttatcATTACTTATTGTATTTGAATTCATCAGACGAACTTTAAACATTGTGACATACGCAACTGAGATTGCTTCATAAACTCATTATCCAAAACACGTTCTAACCTCTCCCGTATCCCACACCCATAGCAGCAAAActgttatacaacacaatataAACACAGTAAGTACAATGTACATATTTTCTGAAGTAAGTACATACAATAGTTttaggccacctaatataaagtgggacctacatattaataagcaaataattaggagtttattgagggaattTTTATACTTAATAATTAgttatagtgagaattggtccacaaattaaaaagtgacctttaattttaaattgtaggaTAACTGTAACAGAAACTTATtctatgactctctctctctctctctctatgtgtgtgttaaatacattttagcattttCCGTGACCCaatctgaagtaaaaaaaaaatgcattcctgCAAATTAACAATTCCTTTACTAagacataattaaacaataataattgtgTGAATTACAGTGACACTGAATGAAAAACAGCCTATTTCACAAGACTTCATTAAAAGCTAATAAACTTTCAactaattactttattaatgatttttACTTTATGCTTATTATTCAGTGATTAATGgaataacttaaaaaataaacatacaaataaataaaacacacacagttgCATACATTggatacagtttatttatttataatgtaccTGGTACAATATTGTTTTGCTGAAGTATTGTGCATCGAATACAACAGCTCTACCCCCAGAAAGTGTATTAATAAGTGTAAATGACCATACAATTAACACAAATGCAAATGACAAATCAAAAGACATTTATGAATTCATAGACTTGTAATCTGGAGACACCAGACCCCCACATGcagtatcaaaaataaaatatttcaatttaagagACCTACTCTTCTTCAGTAGCCTACGATATACAGTAAAAGAGACCGGGGCAAAATGTCACATATGCAAATCCTTCAGTCAAAAAATTATtctgttttataattgttttactgTCTGAAATTTCAGTCACACCACTGAATATCAAAATAAAGTAcactttaaatgaaatatttttgaaaCAGTGCAAATGTTCAAAGGCTTTCTTGAAAATATAAACCTAACCTGGTGAATATTTAGTGAAGGATAgaatgtgacaactagccccccACTGTCTTATGCAGTGGCGGAGCCAGGATGTTTTCATCGGGGTGGCCAGGGAGGGGCCAGCGACCAGTCTGGGGTGGCacagaaatcttcattatttcaatataaaaatgtgtttgactaAAATGTACTGAAATGTTTTCGTTCCAAAAACACAACTAAGTACAATTAATTTCGAATAAGCTGTAATTGAGATAATAGTGAATTAGATCAAGTCATACTCAGTGAATAtgacaatttttgtattattcccCACCTCCAGGTATTTTATAAAGGGGCCCACTATAGCTTTATTGCTCATTCAACTTCTCAAAACTCCCAAATGCTTGCTCTCCAATATTGCATACTAATGGATAAGACACGCAAGAGAGATGGGGAAATGGAAGTCAGCATTAGACATAAATGCCAGGatataaaatttgttattttatgcatttcaaTTTCCATTATCATATATATTCTACTAGATttgtaaaatgtgtaatttaatgcACATATAGATGTGAACACAGTACACTTATACTATATAAGTGCACTGTGCTCACATTTATCTATGcgttaaattacaaataaaaatacacagttaTTCTCGAATTATagaatatattttagtacattCATTTGAGCGACGTTCTTGCATGCAAAGTTTGCAGCTTTAATCTTCTTTTTGGAGATTGCATGACTGACGACAGAACTGGGTATGTATGCTCATATTTCTTGTGCGGGTTATTAATGATGAAGTGATATAGAGTGTGCGCAACATATCTGCGTACTGTTGAAGAGTATGCGCCGTGAGCAAAGTAAAATAGAAATAGAGTAAGAGATGCAAAAGTTCACAGACCCAAATGCCCATATTTGTGCTTCAGAAAAAGCACAGAAATAGTTCAGTCCAGTTGTGTATAATACATAGATTACACATAGTAATGTTGACAAGTCCACATTTTTAGAAAAACAGCATCTTCTATGAGAGAAGCCACTTTACCATCCTGACCTTCATAGCATGGGTTCCTCCACGCCTCTGAAACAAAGACCATATCATTTATATTAGTACCAGACAGATATCAACAAGTGCAGTGTCACTTTTCCTGGAAGTTGTCAGTGACGTCAGTGTTTTCAGTTTCAGATGATTATCATGTCAGAGAAACCCTACACATGTAGTAAGTTTTGTATTGTAAACTACATGAAATATTGCTCAGTAAATGAGCCGTGAAGACTCAGTTTTAATAGATTAAACCGCTCCCTGAACTTTAAATGCACCCAGGTATGAAATCTGACTCATTcagttttattcattcatttacacCAATTAGGAGAACATTGATGGATGTATTTACCGCTCAAATAGCTGGCAGCCACATAATATTAGAAATCATAATTGTTTCAGAATCAGTaggattttttaatttaaagctaaataatttaaaacagttaaaaaactaATTAGTAAACAGAGTTTAAAGCAAGGGCCGGCATAAAGCCTTTCCCAGCGATAGCTATAAATCATTTCCATTTATATCTGACAGCGCATTAATCGTGTGTGAAAGAACCAAACGTATTGTGTTTTTATCCTAATTCAATGTTAGCTTTATGAAATGTAAATCCCATGTTTGTGTTGCCATATTGAGCAAGCATTGTGGTCACGATGGTAAACCGTTCACTGAATGAAGGGCTTCACCTCATGTTATCTAACCCAGTTTATGAATTTAATCTGACTGTGTCACTGGTGTTTCTTTGTTCATGTTGAATAGATCTGCTCCACCAGCAACAACAAATTCACCTGTAAGCCTCCATCAAAGACAAACCTGTCAGTCCTATCCCTTGGTTTCTGAGGTCAGCTTCAGGAAATATTCATTacaattattattcttattttgttGATAAATGCAGGCATTATGTCTATAGATGCCcatataataaacatataattaTGGACACCTATAATGGTTATCTGTAAAAGTGTAGAAAGGGTTTATTTCTACCTCTCTTATAGCAGTGTTGTGGTTTTCATCTCTGAGGATTCATCATGTAGATCCCGGCTCGGTTGTCATGTTGTGCTTCTGGTTCTCCCTGTAGAAGAAACATTTATCAGAGATCACGTCTGATAACAGAATCATTAAAAATCAACTAATATGTATAATGGATAAATAAGATCTACACAATTAAGTTATTGTATACCCTAGTAAAagagtaaaatattaaaaatacattaagttCATACTATAATTCAAActgacactgtaaaaaaaatatatatatatatatggcatataacgttttagattttatgtttttaacttttaaaatgtaaatatttacatgtaaaaatttaaaattttaaatgtacaatttaaaatttaaaatttaaatatttacatttaaattaaaatttacagttaaataccgtAATTTCATTAAGTTAATACCATCctactgaagtactgaaatctgttttttatcgttgtaatacactgataaacaccaaataaaaataacatacattGCACTAAACACAAGAACTAAAGACCATCATGGTGAGACACATTAAATTGAAatgtgcaataaacattaatgtaacaacattatatgtaacatacatctctaataaacataacagatgagaaaaaaaataagaaaaactgttatttcaaagaaaaaaaacatcagattcaaactaaatttgaaatgtaatgcaaataattctgggaatgtcagttCACGGTTTTTCCTTGTAAATTTTACAGGAACTTAcctttaaccatttaacaggtttgtatTATAGCATTTTCACGgttaaaatcacaataatttaCAGTGTATTCATGTATTTACTGACAATTAATGCAAGACttactgatattaaaattaaaatgtaactttaattgGAGTATTTCTTGTGcaaaatgcacatttcttaatattaagtctAAAATGAACATATACGTAAAAAGCATTGCTATGTTTACAATGTTAATTACTATGGAAACGCATCATCAGTGACTGTGAACAGGGTCCATTAATTCATGTTTGATCATCTAAATCACAATGCTgatgtgaaataaaatgaaattaaatggtaTTTCTCGGTAGGTCTTTAGTTCAATTTATGTCACAGTCATAGGAAATGAAGTCGTTCTCACCATGCTCTGGTAGTTGGGCCTCTTCTCAGGTGTGTGTGACAGATATGTGGGATCAGAAAGATGTTCTTTGTAAGACGTTCTCTCATACGGAGCAATGGTTTGTGTTTCTTCCTTTTTAGCTTTTCTCCTACAGCACCAAAAGCATAACTGGAGAGATGGAAATGAGATTAGATAATATCACATTGGAGTGTTGACCATTTTTCTCTTTgtttgtaaattgtaaatgtaaagtgTTTACCAGTAGTAAGACGAGGAACATAAGCAGTATGATGATGCATGCTAGCACTAGCAATGCAATGGCCCAGCCAGGAAGACCCTCAGCACTAGATTCTGCAAAAGTGGTTGACTTTGAAAAAAGCCAGGCAGGTGCGACTATTTCTGcatgaaaaatatatacattttataattcatttatgtAAAAAACCATTAGGTTTCCAAACACCATGAAGCAGGTGTCTTATGTCTTACAAGACATAAACCTAAGTGTGTTGAACTACTAAACTTCCCCATGCTGTACCTGTGTTTGTTGAACGTTGGTGTGGCCAGTATCTTTCAAATTTACATCATTTGGAGCAAATTCACACATTCATGAGTCTGATGATGAATACTCACCAGCTGTGTACTGTCTGTTGACTGCAAGACCGTTGACGTGAGTCTTATTATCTATGGCCCTCAGGAACAAATGCTTGAGCATAACATGGTTGATGAAAATGGTCTGGAACTGGATGGTACAGTTTGCGATCACAGACCCGTTACTGTAATCAAATGAGAAACAAAAAGTTGATTGATTGAAATACTTAATGCAGtaacacttaagtacacttaagcATGCTTTTAAAAAAGTACTTAATACTGAAATTTTGTTTAATAGTATATCTTTTTGGAGTGAATTCTGAGCTTTTTTGACCAACTCAAGTAGGGCTTAAGTATTtctttacatataatttaaaaataatttctgttgCCTTTGAGATAAAGTTGTTGAATACTGACGAGGCTTTGTAGTAAACTAAACTATGGtaatactttaatataatttctattaaaaacctcatgtatttaaaaatatttttgtaattacacatttgtaatgatgaagctACAATTTAGtagctaaatataaaatatattcacttacattttacataaaacaacGCACTACAGTTAAAATTTTCATCAAGTATACTTTATATGTGTTTCAGTAAGTATACTTTACATGTGTTTTAGTAAGTACACTTTACATGTGTTTTAGTAAGTATACTTTACATGTGTTTTAGTAAGTACACTTTACATGTGTTTTAGTAAGTATACTTTACATGTGTTTTAGTAAGTACACTTTACATGTGTTTTAGTAAGTACACTTTACATGTGTTTTAGTAAGTACACTTTACATGTGTTTTAGTAAGTATACTTTACATGTGTTTTAGTAAGTACACTTTACATGTGTTTTAGTAAGTACACTTTACATGTGTTTTAGTAAGTACACTTTACATGTGTTTTAGTAAGTATACTTTACATGTGTTTTAGTAAGTATACTTTACATGTGTTTTAGTGAGTACACTTTACATGTGTTTTAGTGAGTACACTTTACATGTGTTTCAGTGAGTACACTTTACATGTGTTTTAGTAAGTATACTTTACATGTGTTTTAGTAAGTATACTTTACATGTGTTTTAGTAAGTATACTTTACATGTGTTTTAGTAAGTATACTTTACATGTGTTTTAGTAAGTATACTTTACATGTGTTTTAGTAAGTATACTTTACATGTGTTTTAGTAAGTATACTTTACATGTGTTTTAGTAAGTATACTTTACATGTGTTTTAGTAAGTATACTTTACATGTGTTTTAGTAAGTATACTTTACATGTGTTTTAGTAAGTATACTTTACATGTGTTTTCTTTAAAGtacaattttaatttgttttacaaagtgtgctatttaaaaaaacaaaaaggctacttaagtgtgttaagaaactcTAACAATActtaaatgagcttttatttcaataacattatattatcctAACATGATTCAtcttaacattattaacattatattataagTGTGTTTAGTACTGACTAAGTGCACTTCTCCATCACAACTGATTATTATTCATTTCTACAGTCATTTAGGACTAATTCACAGAAGAATGAGATGAGACTGACCTGAACTGTATGTTTGTCACTCCTCTGT includes:
- the si:dkeyp-92c9.4 gene encoding mucin-1; translation: MRHITLYYTGAAFLFLLFSATGAEPYTIVRILEGLHAEPQTSPSPLNSFSLCMEIKNRVFSDALLNSTSQQYKQMYAEVAGVLDIAFNCSDCDTRETYRGVTNIQFSNGSVIANCTIQFQTIFINHVMLKHLFLRAIDNKTHVNGLAVNRQYTAEIVAPAWLFSKSTTFAESSAEGLPGWAIALLVLACIIILLMFLVLLLRKMVNTPM